The Alosa alosa isolate M-15738 ecotype Scorff River chromosome 9, AALO_Geno_1.1, whole genome shotgun sequence genome includes a region encoding these proteins:
- the pars2 gene encoding probable proline--tRNA ligase, mitochondrial, giving the protein MDTILRICRHKLLPIVCAPAISCRQLSGCAHPQKAPQPPAPPPSSVPLVSRLFQPSNLREGQDSGDLTCRSQRLMLQTGLLHPSNPGCFYYLPATVRSMEKLVRLIDQEMHAIGGQKLDMPALCGADLWRRSGRWELMGKEMFRLRDRHGIDYCLGPTHEEAVTELLASQANLSYRQLPLLLYQVTRKFRDEQKPKFGLLRGREFYMKDMYSFDESEEAAHHTYQSVCQAYGRLFDRLGVRWVQVRADTGNIGGTLSHEFQLPADIGEDRLLTCGDCSFSANVELVEPGQTDCPQCQSGTLVESKGIEVGHTFYLGTKYSQVFNATFNSPQNKPTLAEMGCFGLGVTRILAAAVEVLSSDDGIRWPGLLAPYQVCVLPPKKGSKAATLISLAEELALGLSGLPGLRGEVVLDDRTQMTIGKRLKDASQLGYPYVVVVGQGAAEPQPRFEVVCQQNGETLFLSRDALTNLLSRVETV; this is encoded by the exons ATGGATACCATCCTACGGATCTGTAGACACAAACTGCTGCCGATAGTCTGCGCACCTGCTATCTCATGCAGGCAGCTCTCCGGGTGCGCACATCCCCAGAAAGCCCCACAGCCCCCCGCACCACCACCCTCCTCAGTGCCGCTGGTATCGCGTCTGTTCCAGCCGTCCAACCTACGGGAGGGCCAGGACAGTGGAGACCTGACATGCCGAAGCCAGAGGTTGATGCTCCAGACGGGCCTGCTCCACCCTTCCAACCCCGGCTGTTTCTACTACTTGCCAGCCACAGTTCGCTCCATGGAGAAGCTGGTGCGACTCATAGACCAGGAGATGCACGCCATTGGCGGGCAGAAGTTGGACATGCCAGCGCTGTGCGGAGCCGACCTATGGCGTCGGAGTGGCCGCTGGGAGCTCATGGGGAAGGAGATGTTCCGCCTGCGCGACCGGCACGGGATAGACTACTGCCTCGGTCCTACTCATGAAGAGGCGGTGACGGAACTGCTAGCGTCTCAGGCCAATCTTTCCTACCGACAGCTACCCCTGCTTCTGTATCAg GTGACAAGGAAGTTTCGGGACGAGCAGAAGCCAAAGTTTGGGTTGCTACGGGGACGCGAGTTCTACATGAAGGACATGTACTCGTTTGACGAGAGCGAGGAAGCGGCGCACCACACCTACCAGTCCGTGTGCCAGGCCTACGGGCGCCTCTTTGACAGGCTGGGTGTCAGGTGGGTGCAGGTGCGGGCGGACACGGGCAACATCGGGGGCACCCTCTCGCACGAGTTCCAGCTGCCCGCTGACATCGGCGAGGACCGGCTGTTGACGTGCGGCGACTGCTCCTTCTCCGCCAACGTTGAGCTGGTGGAACCGGGCCAGACGGACTGCCCGCAGTGCCAGTCTGGCACGCTGGTGGAGTCCAAAGGCATTGAAGTGGGGCACACCTTTTACCTGGGCACCAAGTACTCCCAGGTGTTCAACGCCACCTTCAACAGCCCCCAGAACAAGCCCACGCTGGCCGAGATGGGCTGTTTCGGCCTTGGTGTCACCCGCATTCTCGCCGCTGCCGTTGAGGTGCTCTCTAGTGACGACGGCATCCGCTGGCCAGGGCTGTTGGCACCCTACCAGGTGTGCGTTCTGCCCCCTAAGAAGGGCAGCAAGGCGGCCACGCTGATCAGCCTGGCAGAGGAGCTCGCTCTCGGGCTGAGCGGCCTGCCTGGCCTGAGGGGGGAGGTGGTGCTGGACGACAGGACGCAGATGACCATCGGGAAGCGGCTGAAAGACGCCTCGCAGCTGGGGTACCCCtacgtggtggtggtggggcaggGCGCGGCCGAGCCGCAGCCGCGGTTTGAGGTGGTCTGCCAGCAGAACGGGGAAACACTCTTCCTCAGCAGAGACGCCCTCACAAACCTCCTGAGCAGAGTGGAGACCGTGTGA
- the ttc4 gene encoding tetratricopeptide repeat protein 4, with protein sequence MASLGQQGGEDSDDGMDAFMDKFKTQKYKNGFNESTWEEEFDKIPMFMKKAPADIDPASHPDLACIQSIIHDDDRTPEEKAQRLKAEGNEYFKEKNYKRAIVSYSEGLKINCTDSELHVVLYTNRAAAHFHLGNMRSALNDAVSAKKLKPNHLKALLRGAQCCMQLRNYGDALQWCDEGLSVDPTDKKLQELRRTADKQKREAERDARKAMLKEKKQREQTEALLAAIKERGVKLLRVQKPARRASGSEDEEEGDEGRVAAGVAELVLDRLVSKEATGERVFLDENGALHWPVLFLYPEHRQTDFISAFCETSNFLDHLVVMFGEELPAWDTDRKYLFQNLQLFFEEAESEQFHQVAMTTPLLKVLQHSRYTVKDGTPCFIVMVTGSPFSKQFLSGKKVYWLK encoded by the exons ATGGCTTCTTTAGGTCAACAAGGAGGCGAAGACAGCGATGATGGAATGGACGCGTTCATGGATAAATTTAAAAcccaaaaatataaaaatgggTTTAACGAAAGCACTTGGGAAGAG GAGTTTGACAAGATTCCCATGTTCATGAAGAAAGCTCCGGCGGATATTGACCCCGCCTCACACCCAGATCTGGCATGCATTCAGTCCATTATTCATGACGATGATCGGACCCCTGAGG AAAAGGCCCAGAGGCTCAAGGCTGAGGGCAACGAGTACTTCAAGGAGAAGAACTATAAGAGGGCCATTGTGTCCTACTCCGAGGGACTGAAGATAAACTGCACTGACTCCGAGCTCCACGTCGTCCTGTACACCAACAGAGCTGCAGCACACTTCCATCTGG GCAACATGCGTTCTGCTTTGAATGACGCTGTTTCAGCCAAGAAACTCAAGCCAAACCACCTCAAGGCTCTGCTGAGAG GTGCCCAGTGTTGCATGCAGCTGCGTAACTATGGCGACGCTCTGCAGTGGTGCGACGAGGGTCTGAGTGTTGACCCTACAGATAAGAAACTACAGGAACTGCGCAGAACCGCCGACAAACAGAAG agggaagcagagagagacgCCAGGAAAGCCATGCTGAAAGAAAAGAAGCAGCGTGAGCAGACGGAAGCTCTGCTGGCCGCCATTAAG GAGCGCGGAGTGAAACTGTTGAGAGTCCAGAAGCCCGCCAGACGAGCCTCGGGCagcgaggatgaggaggagggtgaCGAAGGCCGAGTGGCTGCTGGCGTGGCGGAGCTTGTCCTGGACAGGCTGGTGTCCAAGGAGGCAACGGGGGAGCGCGTCTTCCTGGACGAGAACGGCGCCCTCCACTGGCCAGTGCTGTTCCTGTACCCGGAACATCGCCAGACAGACTTCATCTCGGCCTTCTGTGAGACGTCGAA TTTCCTGGATCACCTGGTGGTCATGTTTGGAGAAGAACTTCCTGCTTGGGACACAGACAGGAAGTACCTCTTCCAAAACCTTCAG CTGTTCTTTGAGGAGGCTGAAAGTGAGCAGTTCCATCAGGTGGCCATGACGACGCCGCTCCTCAAAGTCCTACAGCACAGCAG GTATACAGTCAAGGACGGTACGCCCTGCTTCATCGTCATGGTGACCGGGTCACCATTCAGCAAGCAGTTCCTGTCTGGGAAGAAAGTCTATTGGCTGAAGTGA
- the LOC125301000 gene encoding neurogenic locus notch homolog protein 1-like isoform X1 has translation MELLTFSLLKEQLKGRDNRFTDQTVRLTLTTALPMTARMEEPVWMESTPTTASVHPIGQVCTAQTMWTSATCSPTPASTVAHATTRWAATTVCLLCHLTDACMSSPCRDGSQCFNNPINGMYNCMCQSGYRGSTCYEDIDECSIGMSPCEHNGLCINTEGSFTCNCTQGYTGPRCEQEVNECLSNPCKNDAT, from the exons ATGGAACTGCTCACTTTCAGCCTCCTCAAAGAACAGCTGAAGGGGAGAGACAACA GATTCACGGACCAAACTGTGAGATTAACATTGACGACTGCCCTTCCTATGACTGCCAGAATGGAGGAACCTGTATGGATGGAGTCAACACCTACAACTGCCAGTGTCCACCCGATTGGACAG gtCTGTACTGCACAGACGATGTGGACGAGTGCCACCTGCAGCCCAACACCTGCCAGCACGGTGGCACATGCTACAACACGCTGGGCAGCTACAACTGTGT GCTTGCTGTGTCACTTAACCGATGCCTGCATGAGCAGCCCCTGCCGCGATGGCTCTCAGTGTTTCAACAACCCCATCAATGGCATGTACAACTGCATGTGCCAGTCAGGGTACAGGGGCAGCACCTGCTACGAGGACATCGATGAGTGCAGCATCG gTATGAGCCCTTGTGAGCACAATGGGCTGTGTATCAACACAGAGGGCTCGTTCACCTGTAACTGCACCCAGGGATACACAGGGCCACGCTGTGAGCAGGAAGTCAACGAGTGCCTGTCCAACCCTTGCAAGAACGATGCCACCTGA
- the LOC125301000 gene encoding neurogenic locus notch homolog protein 1-like isoform X2 produces MTARMEEPVWMESTPTTASVHPIGQVCTAQTMWTSATCSPTPASTVAHATTRWAATTVCLLCHLTDACMSSPCRDGSQCFNNPINGMYNCMCQSGYRGSTCYEDIDECSIGMSPCEHNGLCINTEGSFTCNCTQGYTGPRCEQEVNECLSNPCKNDAT; encoded by the exons ATGACTGCCAGAATGGAGGAACCTGTATGGATGGAGTCAACACCTACAACTGCCAGTGTCCACCCGATTGGACAG gtCTGTACTGCACAGACGATGTGGACGAGTGCCACCTGCAGCCCAACACCTGCCAGCACGGTGGCACATGCTACAACACGCTGGGCAGCTACAACTGTGT GCTTGCTGTGTCACTTAACCGATGCCTGCATGAGCAGCCCCTGCCGCGATGGCTCTCAGTGTTTCAACAACCCCATCAATGGCATGTACAACTGCATGTGCCAGTCAGGGTACAGGGGCAGCACCTGCTACGAGGACATCGATGAGTGCAGCATCG gTATGAGCCCTTGTGAGCACAATGGGCTGTGTATCAACACAGAGGGCTCGTTCACCTGTAACTGCACCCAGGGATACACAGGGCCACGCTGTGAGCAGGAAGTCAACGAGTGCCTGTCCAACCCTTGCAAGAACGATGCCACCTGA